The nucleotide window AGCGATGAACGAACTCCTTACCACCATGCCTCAGCTTCCGGTAAACCTGGATCTGGCCAAGAGCTCCGTGAAAAAGGACATCCAGACCGAAAGGATTATGCAGGACGATATCATCTTCCGCTATCTGGCCGCGCAGCAGCTGGGTCTGAAAGACGATATCCGCAAAGACCTCTACACCAATGTGGACAGGATCACGATGAACGACCTTCAGAAATTCCATGCGACAAATATTTCAGGAAAACCTTACACTTATGCGTTGGTTGCCTCTGAGAAGAATGTAAAAATGGACGATCTTAAAAAGATTGGCGAGGTGAAGAAGATTACCCTGGAAGAACTTTTCGGGTACTAAACCTTACAGAATACTGTTTACAGAAACTGCTCCGGATTGGAGCAGTTTTTTTTGTTGTTGTTGTGGGACGGTAATCTTTCATTGCCGGGAGCTTTATTGTGTCATTGCGAGGAGGCGGGACGACGACGAAGCAATCCCAAAGTTTAAAAGCAAAGCAATCTCGATTTTGTATTTATTTGGGCGCCTTTAACCGCCCTCCGTTCCCGCTTTTTTCTGTTCCGCTTCGCTACACATAAACTATTCACCAGACATTATTTCATCAAATAATTGCTCGGTAGATAATTGATTTGCATCTTTTAAATAACGGGCAACCTTGTTGCTAATCTCTAAAGCACCGCCTCGTCCCGAAAGTCCTTTAAAACTACCTTTGTTACTCCAATCCCAATCCTTTCCAGATTGTAAAATTTCTAACATACTTGCCGAATCAAATTTATTATTTAATAAAGCACGATCAATTACCTGAGCTCCTAAAAAACTGATCGCCCATAGACCTGCCCCCCGTAAAATAATATAATCTTTAGATTGCGACCATGCTTTTGGTTGCCACAGTTTTACTGCACCAAAATAGTTTTTAATTACTCTGTATTGTGCTTCCGCATCCGGAAGTCTAGGAAGTTGTGTCGATCTTGAAAGCATATACTGAACTCCAGTTCGCAAACCGCGCAGAGGAATTTCGACACCTACAGGCTTCTTTCCGCCTTCATAAATTCTTCCATGTAAAACACTTGTGGTGTCTGCGCTTAGTTTTTGTGCAATGAATAGATCTGGAGTTCTTCGTTTAAGTTCCTCTTCAGGTGATAATCTAACCTCAATTTTATCAAGATGGCTAGTGTTCATAG belongs to Chryseobacterium sp. and includes:
- a CDS encoding DGQHR domain-containing protein — encoded protein: MIKKTETEPLKFPVIRGKVLGVSVYRGFAPLGKLADISKADIYDMVNNPQGTQRDLSPKHARDAYEYVKNTDLGFWPEVFLCARKNDVLTFRSISEEFPDMGILEIDWDKISDTESIIISRVDGNHRLNYGNGTARGFDRIDKEVSFCLAYDLVKDEEIQLFKDINKNQKAMNTSHLDKIEVRLSPEEELKRRTPDLFIAQKLSADTTSVLHGRIYEGGKKPVGVEIPLRGLRTGVQYMLSRSTQLPRLPDAEAQYRVIKNYFGAVKLWQPKAWSQSKDYIILRGAGLWAISFLGAQVIDRALLNNKFDSASMLEILQSGKDWDWSNKGSFKGLSGRGGALEISNKVARYLKDANQLSTEQLFDEIMSGE